Part of the Cytophagia bacterium CHB2 genome, GGTTGCGCGGGATATGCGAACTTGTCGATGTTGGCATACATCGCAAAAAAAGCGTAGGTGTTGATCAACGTTCCAAAGAATCGGCTGACGATTTCTTCCACGCCTTTGGTGTCAAAACGAGTGGCTTGCCAGGGCGGGTTGACCGTCATCATATACCAGCGTGTGGCGTCTGCGCCATATTTATTGATCACCTGGAAAGGATCGACGACATTGCCCTTGGATTTGGACATCTTCTTGCCGTCCTTGTCCAGCACCATCTCAAGCACGACGCAATTTTTGAAACAAGGCTTGTCGAAAAGCATGGCGGCGATGGCCAGCAGCGAATAGAACCAACCGCGCGTTTGATCAACCGCTTCGCTGATAAAATCTGCCGGGAAACTGCGCGCAAAGATGTCTTGATTTTCGAAGGGATAATGCCACTGCGCCAGCGGCATCGCGCCGCTATCGAACCAAACATCAATCACTTCCGGCGTGCGGCGCATGAGCTTGCCGTTTTGGGGATTGACGAACGTGATCTCATCGACAAACGGCCGGTGCAAGTCAAGCTGCGCCAGATCGCGGCCGGTCAATTCCGATAATTCCTTCACTGAACCGACGCACTGAAAATTGCCTTCCTCATCGAGCCAGATCGGCAGCGGCGTGCCCCAGAAGCGATCGCGCGACAACGCCCAATCGACATTATTGGACAGCCACTCCCCGAAACGGCCTGCACCCACTTCGGGAGGATACCAGTTGATCTCCTTGTTCAACTCTACAAAGCGATCTTTGAATTGCGTCGTGCGAATGTACCACGTTTCTTTCGCATAATAGATTAATGGCGTATCATCGCGCCAGCAATGCGGATAGGTGTGGCGATATTTCTCAATTTTGTAGAGCCGCCCGCTTTGCTTCAGTGAGGCCACGATGCCGGGATCGACCTCCTTGAAAAACTGGCCTTGCCACGGCGTGACATCTGATGTGAACCGCCCGCTCTTGTCAATCGGTTGATAGAAAGGCAGATTGTGTTGCACGCCGACCTGGTAATCGTCTTGACCGAACGCCGGCGCCAAATGCACGATGCCGGTGCCGTCGGTGGTCGTCACAAAATCCGCCAGCACCGTGTAATGTGAGCGCTTGTCGCTGCGCATGAACGTAAAAAGCGGCTGATAGTCGATATTCGCGAACTCGCGGCCCGCTTTGCGCTCGAGGATTTGATAATCACCCGCTAAGGCCTCCAGGCGCGGTTCAGCAAGAATCAACTGCTCGCCATTATGCGAGACTTTGACATAAGGCACATCGGGATGCAAGGCGAGCGCGACATTCGAAATCAGCGTCCATGGCGTCGTCGTCCAAACCAAGAACGAGGTGGAGGGATCATTTTGCAACGGCATTTTCACGAAGACCGAGGGGTCTTCGACTTCGTCATAACCTTGCGCGACTTCGTGGCTCGACAATGGGGTTTCACAACGCGGGCAATATGGCACGATCTTATGGCCGCGATACAAAAGATTGCGATCCCATAATTGCTTTAAAATCCACCAAACGCTTTCGATATACTTGTTTTCATACGTCACATAAGGATCTTTGAGATCGACCCAATAGCCCATGCGCTCGGTAAGTTGATCCCACAATTGCTTGTATTGCCAAACGCTTTCGCGGCAGCGCGCATTGAATTTGTCGATGCCGTAGGCGAGAATCTGATCTTTCTTGGTGAACTTGAGTTGTTTTTCGACCTCGATTTCGACCGGCAAGCCGTGGGTATCCCAGCCGGCCTTGCGTTCCACCCGATAGCCTTGCATGGTTTTCAGGCGGCAGCCAAAATCCTTCATGGTGCGGGCAATGACGTGATGAATGCCGGGCTTGCCGTTGGCGGTGGGAGGGCCTTCAAAAAAAACAAAAGGCTTGTCGGCCGGGCGAGATGAAACACTTTTTTGAAAAATGTTCTCGCTCTTCCAATAGTGAAGAACTTCTTCTTCGATTGCCGGGAGATTTAATTCCTGGGGAAACGGTTTATACATCCTGATTTGCCTTGTAGCTAAAACGTGTTGAGGTGTTTGTCGATCGACAACATTAGCCGCGGCATGAACGCCGGCAACCGGCGTCATGGAACTTACGCAGTTGCGGATAAACGATTTGTTACATCCGTTCAATTACGCGTTTCATGATCAATGTGAGCTTAGGCTCGGCTTCGCCGGCGGTTTTAATGATCTTCGCAATGTCAACAGGCTCGAGGGCATCGGGCAAGCATGAATCTGTCACCACGGATAGCCCCAGCACCTTCATCCCGCCATGCACCGCGGCGATGACTTCCGGCACCGTGCTCATGCCCACGACATCCGCGCCGATCTGACGCAAAAAACGATACTCCGCGCGCGTCTCGAGGTTCGGGCCGGAGAGCGCAACGTACACGCCTTTTTGCACACGAATTTTTTCTTCGAGGGCGACTTGTTCGGCCAGGGCAATCAACGCTTGGGTATATGGCTCAGACATATCCGGGAAACGCGGGCCAAGCGCCTCTTCATTCGGGCCGATCAGAGGATTGTCGCCCAACAAATTGATATGATCCGTCATGATCATGATATCGCCGGGCGCAAACAGCGGGTTCATGCCGCCGCAGGCGTTGGAAACGACGAGTGTATGGCAACCCAGGGCTTTCATGACGCGCACCGGAAAGGTGATCTGCTTCATGGAATAGCCTTCATAGAAATGAAAGCGGCCTTGCATCGCCACCACCTGCTTGTTGCCCAGCGTCCCAAAAATCAAACGGCCCGCGTGACTTTCAACTGTTGACAGCGGGAAATGGGGCAAATCAGAATAGGAGATGGTCGCCTCGGTTTTGATCTCTTTCGCCAACGCGCCCAGGCCCGTGCCTAAAATTATGCCGATTTCCGGTTTGGTTTTGGCGTGCTTGCGAATAACGGCAACGGCTTCGTCGATCTGCTGCAGTAAGGTAGTCATACGAGGCGCTTTCCTTCTCCTGGGTTTAGGAAATGAATTAAGGTTTGTCTTCCTTCTTCTGTTTACTGCGAATTTGCTCGAGCAACTTGGCGCGCTCGGCTTCCTGCCGTTTACGCTCATCTTCCAGGCGCTTGCGTTCCGACGTCAGGTTTTCCTGTCTTTGCTGCTCGCTTTTAATCTTTTTATCCAACTCGCGCTGGCGGCTGTCTTTCACGGCTTCAACGGCTAGATTATAGTCGCGCACCTTACCGTTGTGCGCAAAGATCAATGTCCCGATTACCGTCCCCGCGCCCGTCACCGACCACAGCGCGGCGCGATTTTCACTATCAACGCTGCGTTCCAGCATGGCGCCGGCAAAAAAACTCGCGCCAAAACTGAGCGCGCCGCCGCCGATGGTATAAAGCCAAAAATTATTGCTGGTCTTTCTCGCTTCCACCTCGCTGCGTTTAATCGGCTGGCCGGTATCATCTTTTAAAGCCATGCGCGATGCGCAGCCGGTGTTCAGGAGTGAGCCGATGCACAAACATACAGCTCCCCAATGCCAAAGAGTCCTCGTTTTCGACATGATGCAGTCCTTGGTTGTAAAGTCAATGGTGAAAAATCTGGCGGGGAATTAACGGCCAGATTCGTGCTCAAGTGGTGTCAAATCGGTAGTCGAAAAAATTGCCGTGGGTATTCAAGTAATGAAGTCTGAGATGCGCGTCTCCTTCTTTTCGCTAGTGGTGCGTGCACCGGGCGTGGTTGCTTCCGTAATGGGGCGGAATTCCTTTGAGCCGGCGGCGGTCAGCGGGCGAGCCGGTGGCCGGCGGACGTCGGGCGCTGCCGCAGGCATCGTTTTGGCAGGCGGCGCCTCATGCGCGGGGCGGGTGGGCGCTTCCGTTTCACCAAACCCCATATCATCGATTTCAAGCACGCCGATCAATT contains:
- a CDS encoding purine-nucleoside phosphorylase; translation: MTTLLQQIDEAVAVIRKHAKTKPEIGIILGTGLGALAKEIKTEATISYSDLPHFPLSTVESHAGRLIFGTLGNKQVVAMQGRFHFYEGYSMKQITFPVRVMKALGCHTLVVSNACGGMNPLFAPGDIMIMTDHINLLGDNPLIGPNEEALGPRFPDMSEPYTQALIALAEQVALEEKIRVQKGVYVALSGPNLETRAEYRFLRQIGADVVGMSTVPEVIAAVHGGMKVLGLSVVTDSCLPDALEPVDIAKIIKTAGEAEPKLTLIMKRVIERM
- a CDS encoding isoleucine--tRNA ligase; amino-acid sequence: MYKPFPQELNLPAIEEEVLHYWKSENIFQKSVSSRPADKPFVFFEGPPTANGKPGIHHVIARTMKDFGCRLKTMQGYRVERKAGWDTHGLPVEIEVEKQLKFTKKDQILAYGIDKFNARCRESVWQYKQLWDQLTERMGYWVDLKDPYVTYENKYIESVWWILKQLWDRNLLYRGHKIVPYCPRCETPLSSHEVAQGYDEVEDPSVFVKMPLQNDPSTSFLVWTTTPWTLISNVALALHPDVPYVKVSHNGEQLILAEPRLEALAGDYQILERKAGREFANIDYQPLFTFMRSDKRSHYTVLADFVTTTDGTGIVHLAPAFGQDDYQVGVQHNLPFYQPIDKSGRFTSDVTPWQGQFFKEVDPGIVASLKQSGRLYKIEKYRHTYPHCWRDDTPLIYYAKETWYIRTTQFKDRFVELNKEINWYPPEVGAGRFGEWLSNNVDWALSRDRFWGTPLPIWLDEEGNFQCVGSVKELSELTGRDLAQLDLHRPFVDEITFVNPQNGKLMRRTPEVIDVWFDSGAMPLAQWHYPFENQDIFARSFPADFISEAVDQTRGWFYSLLAIAAMLFDKPCFKNCVVLEMVLDKDGKKMSKSKGNVVDPFQVINKYGADATRWYMMTVNPPWQATRFDTKGVEEIVSRFFGTLINTYAFFAMYANIDKFAYPAQPIPLAQRPEIDRWLISTLNRLVARVEENYNVYDITRGARALAEFVVDDLSNWYVRRCRRRFWKSDMGPDKQAAFETLYEALLTVCKAAAPLAPFIPEAIYLRLTAAQPGASVHLSEFPSAAHKAYQFRQEDLETQMEAVRAVVNAGRALRAERNLKIRQPLSRLIIVSNDEKQRAAINTGSQLIQDELNVKAIEFVASAAELTSLKAEPNFKALGPKFGKQANAVAGVIRALRAQQTHELEQHGVLEIDFENGKVKLTTDEVNLVRHQAEGLAVSTEAGWTIALDTKLNDDLLAEGLARDFVNRVQNMRKDAGFEVTDRIAVRYEGSSRVHDAIQKLAHYIQQETLADRLGPAQAGEHLTHVESWNVGDEEIVISVARV